One window of Alteriqipengyuania lutimaris genomic DNA carries:
- a CDS encoding nucleotide sugar dehydrogenase — translation MSDDLSAHDPRICVVGLGYVGLPVAHAFARKFSGVIGYDISEARVAELRGGTDSTGELTDDQLAEVELEFSTDAGRVADCNFVVVAVPTPINVDRNPDFRILRSACRAVGEHLAPGTIIVFESTVHPGATEEICGPVLEEVSGLKAGKDFKLAYSPERINPGDKVHTIEQITKVVAGQDSETLETVARTYEAIIDAGVHRASSIKVAEAAKVLENTQRDINIALMNEMAKICHLSGIRTADVLAAAGTKWNFLPFTPGLVGGHCIGVDPYYLTAQAERLGYHPEVILAGRRINDGMPRYIATELLRQMATAGVAIQGARVGVLGATFKENVPDVRNSKSAELLEQLRGFGMNAMCHDPLASPEEFEADYGLPLVGLDAFTELDALVYAVPHRAYADEIVELTRRSLRDGGVFVDIKSALDPQVFARSYVYWSL, via the coding sequence ATGTCTGATGATTTGTCCGCACACGATCCACGCATCTGCGTCGTTGGCCTCGGGTATGTGGGCCTGCCCGTTGCGCATGCGTTCGCGCGAAAATTTTCCGGCGTAATCGGTTACGATATTTCGGAAGCGCGCGTGGCGGAGCTGCGTGGCGGCACCGATTCCACGGGCGAGCTTACGGACGATCAGCTCGCCGAAGTGGAACTCGAATTCAGCACCGACGCTGGGCGCGTAGCCGATTGCAATTTCGTCGTCGTTGCGGTGCCCACTCCGATCAATGTCGACCGCAATCCCGATTTCAGGATATTGCGCAGCGCCTGTCGCGCCGTGGGCGAACACCTGGCACCGGGCACCATCATCGTCTTCGAATCGACCGTCCATCCCGGAGCGACCGAAGAAATCTGTGGCCCCGTCCTGGAGGAAGTCTCGGGCCTCAAGGCAGGCAAGGATTTCAAGCTCGCCTACAGTCCTGAAAGGATCAACCCGGGCGACAAGGTCCATACGATCGAGCAGATCACGAAGGTCGTCGCAGGCCAGGATTCGGAAACGCTCGAGACGGTGGCGCGCACCTACGAAGCCATTATCGACGCCGGCGTGCACCGCGCCTCTTCGATCAAGGTGGCCGAGGCGGCCAAGGTTCTCGAGAACACGCAGCGCGATATCAACATCGCGCTGATGAACGAGATGGCGAAGATCTGCCACCTGTCGGGCATTCGCACGGCCGACGTCCTCGCAGCCGCGGGCACGAAGTGGAATTTTCTGCCCTTCACACCCGGACTGGTCGGGGGGCACTGCATCGGGGTCGATCCCTATTATCTGACGGCACAGGCAGAGCGGCTGGGCTACCACCCCGAAGTGATCCTTGCCGGGCGGCGGATCAACGACGGCATGCCGCGATATATCGCCACCGAATTGCTCCGCCAGATGGCAACTGCAGGCGTCGCCATTCAGGGCGCCCGCGTCGGCGTGCTGGGTGCGACGTTCAAGGAAAACGTGCCCGACGTGCGCAACAGCAAATCGGCCGAACTGCTCGAGCAACTGCGCGGCTTCGGGATGAATGCGATGTGCCACGATCCCCTCGCTTCGCCCGAGGAATTCGAAGCGGACTATGGCCTGCCACTCGTCGGACTCGACGCATTCACCGAGCTCGATGCGCTGGTCTATGCCGTTCCGCACCGTGCATATGCGGACGAGATTGTCGAACTTACGCGCCGCAGTCTTCGCGATGGAGGGGTCTTCGTCGATATAAAGTCGGCCCTCGATCCGCAGGTGTTTGCACGGAGTTACGTGTATTGGTCGCTGTAA
- a CDS encoding nucleotidyltransferase family protein, whose amino-acid sequence MIEARSALFDWLCGAPHGRAPQPNLEAEQWNWIAQTAREHRLRALLHCVIRDAAPGDFPDDFAAACERAFRKQSRRWLAWQAAMVVIGGALRDESIDHVFLKGAALNLVAYPEGGQRPLRDLDLLVRPPDAERAQRIIMSMGYRRLPGVPEEITSAAYQMPLLRHPRSGLAVEVHRALIRTDRFDFRALASMLLETAQDHDIAAKPVRCAAPIPLYCHLLLHAGLKSRFDCGPLVLADLAFLHARYPELRDEFARAAQSFGLARTEALLSQVLIRHSSLAKRAGSNPAPVSRGLVDHVAALLVLPPDTIRARKFARDLQEDRPLGRKLLALLAGALRPSRAKISAATGIDADARLVWLHYPAWLFDRSRLILAGKADRGFRSEVNRDLELHQWLAADLQAADDRGQE is encoded by the coding sequence ATGATCGAAGCCCGCAGCGCGCTGTTCGACTGGCTCTGCGGCGCGCCGCATGGGCGCGCGCCGCAGCCCAATCTCGAAGCCGAGCAATGGAACTGGATCGCGCAGACCGCGCGCGAGCACCGGCTTCGCGCGCTGCTGCACTGCGTGATACGCGACGCCGCGCCGGGCGATTTCCCAGACGATTTCGCGGCGGCTTGCGAGCGTGCTTTCAGAAAGCAGTCGCGCCGATGGCTCGCCTGGCAAGCCGCGATGGTCGTCATCGGCGGCGCACTGCGCGACGAGTCGATCGATCACGTGTTTCTGAAAGGCGCGGCGCTCAACCTGGTTGCCTACCCCGAAGGAGGGCAGAGGCCACTGCGCGATCTTGACCTTCTCGTTCGACCGCCAGATGCCGAAAGGGCGCAGCGGATCATCATGTCGATGGGGTATCGCAGGCTTCCCGGCGTCCCGGAAGAAATCACTTCCGCAGCCTATCAGATGCCGCTCCTGCGCCACCCGCGATCCGGGCTTGCGGTGGAAGTGCATCGTGCCCTGATCCGCACCGACCGGTTCGACTTTCGTGCGCTGGCCAGCATGCTTCTGGAAACCGCCCAGGATCATGACATCGCGGCAAAGCCGGTGCGATGCGCTGCGCCGATCCCGCTTTATTGCCACCTCCTGCTGCATGCCGGACTCAAGTCCCGGTTCGATTGCGGACCACTCGTGCTCGCCGATCTCGCCTTTCTCCATGCGCGTTACCCCGAACTGCGCGACGAGTTCGCCCGCGCCGCGCAATCCTTCGGCTTGGCGCGAACCGAGGCGCTACTCTCGCAGGTGCTCATTCGGCACAGCAGCTTGGCGAAACGTGCCGGATCAAATCCCGCGCCCGTATCGCGAGGGCTGGTCGATCACGTGGCTGCCCTGCTGGTCCTTCCGCCGGATACGATCAGAGCGCGCAAGTTCGCACGCGATCTGCAGGAAGATAGGCCACTCGGTCGCAAGCTGCTGGCCTTGCTGGCCGGCGCTCTCCGCCCGAGCCGCGCCAAGATTTCCGCAGCGACGGGAATTGACGCCGATGCGCGCCTTGTCTGGCTGCATTACCCGGCATGGCTCTTTGACCGGAGCCGCCTCATTCTGGCGGGAAAGGCGGATCGAGGCTTTCGGTCCGAGGTGAATCGCGATCTCGAATTGCACCAGTGGCTGGCGGCGGACCTGCAAGCGGCCGATGATCGTGGACAGGAATAA
- a CDS encoding GumC family protein, which yields MTIPNGLIDARERTALETQENEQSRAFGTGMIDMIDPQRLWQRAIELRVWLIAILAIALTLAVIFTLLQTPQYLATARIEISRVDSGAAEIEEIAIEGEARDRQYYATQYVLLGSRFLADRVVEAENLVQDRAALAALGFAEGSGPNERQVARSLLNHVEVSPLEMSNLVDVSVRSGSAEVSARLANAWAGQFLEANYDKRFGDTVEARRQLDSQLAELRARLENSEAELIQFANANGIVVLQQRSSGDQQAEQTLVENQLAALNQALAEATARRIAAASTASVGTSQSNGQEEIRTRISEVEATLARLRTTLGPQNSQVEAAQAELNSLRAALNEQQSLSGSALQAQLRAAQREEAELQQRFDQARTRYLAQQDQGVEYGILQREVLTNRELYNALLQRYKELGVATSGRNNMTLIEAAEPPVSPYSPKLFTNLLIALAAAAVAGGGLVFVRDVVDDTVRDPSEIRRRLQVPLLGLIPKFEPDDIDRQLADPKSQLSEAYASARVAIDYATATEDKIIIVTSTRPDEGKSLSSLALAYNFTRKGKKVLLVDMDLRRKGISIRLNQSKQAIGMATYLAGETENLPSVRMDKFNLDFIPAGKSTLNPADILATSRTEMVLDELKRHYDYIVLDAPPILGLADTPQLADAADAIVYVVQANASTFRSITQALTRLRATQGKILGVVVTKLDKRNESYSYGYGYGYGYDYDSKGGTALGA from the coding sequence ATGACTATTCCCAATGGCCTGATCGACGCAAGGGAGCGCACCGCACTCGAAACTCAGGAGAACGAGCAAAGCCGGGCGTTCGGGACCGGCATGATCGACATGATCGATCCGCAGCGCTTGTGGCAGCGTGCGATCGAGCTGCGCGTCTGGCTCATCGCCATTCTCGCGATCGCGCTCACGCTCGCCGTCATTTTCACCTTGCTGCAGACGCCCCAATATCTTGCCACTGCGCGGATCGAGATCAGCCGCGTAGACTCTGGTGCGGCCGAGATCGAGGAAATTGCGATAGAAGGCGAGGCGCGCGACCGCCAGTATTACGCGACGCAATATGTCCTGCTTGGCTCGCGCTTCCTCGCCGACCGGGTCGTGGAGGCGGAAAACCTGGTTCAGGATCGAGCCGCCCTTGCCGCCTTGGGCTTCGCCGAAGGGTCAGGCCCGAACGAACGCCAGGTCGCGCGCAGTCTGCTCAACCATGTCGAAGTCAGTCCGCTCGAAATGTCGAACCTAGTCGATGTTTCGGTGCGCAGCGGATCCGCGGAGGTCTCGGCCCGGCTGGCGAACGCCTGGGCCGGGCAGTTTCTCGAGGCGAATTATGACAAGCGTTTCGGTGACACGGTCGAAGCGCGTCGCCAGCTGGACAGCCAGCTTGCCGAACTGCGTGCCAGGCTCGAGAATTCGGAAGCGGAACTGATTCAATTCGCCAATGCCAACGGCATCGTCGTCCTCCAGCAGAGATCGTCGGGTGACCAACAGGCCGAGCAGACCTTGGTCGAGAACCAGCTGGCGGCGCTCAATCAGGCCTTGGCGGAGGCCACAGCAAGGCGGATCGCCGCCGCCAGCACCGCCAGCGTCGGGACCTCGCAGTCAAACGGGCAGGAAGAGATACGCACCCGCATCTCGGAGGTCGAGGCGACGCTCGCGCGGCTGCGGACCACGCTTGGCCCGCAGAATTCCCAGGTCGAGGCGGCACAGGCAGAGCTCAACTCGCTCCGGGCTGCGCTCAATGAGCAACAGAGTCTCAGCGGCTCGGCGCTCCAAGCACAATTGCGCGCGGCTCAGCGCGAAGAAGCCGAACTCCAACAACGTTTCGACCAGGCGCGGACACGCTATCTCGCGCAGCAGGACCAGGGCGTGGAGTACGGCATCCTCCAGCGCGAAGTGCTGACCAATCGCGAACTCTACAACGCGCTGTTGCAGCGGTACAAGGAGTTGGGCGTCGCCACGAGCGGTCGCAACAATATGACGCTGATCGAGGCGGCGGAACCGCCCGTTTCTCCGTATAGTCCCAAGCTGTTCACCAACCTCCTGATTGCGCTGGCCGCGGCTGCGGTCGCGGGCGGCGGACTGGTGTTCGTCCGCGATGTGGTGGACGATACCGTGCGCGACCCGTCCGAAATCCGGCGGCGGCTCCAGGTTCCGCTGCTGGGCCTGATCCCCAAGTTCGAACCCGACGATATCGACCGGCAGCTCGCCGACCCCAAATCCCAGCTTTCCGAAGCCTATGCCTCTGCGCGTGTCGCGATCGACTATGCCACCGCGACCGAGGACAAGATCATCATCGTCACCAGCACCCGTCCGGATGAAGGGAAATCTTTGAGTTCGCTCGCGCTGGCGTACAATTTCACCCGCAAGGGCAAGAAGGTGCTGCTCGTCGACATGGATTTGCGGCGCAAGGGCATCTCGATCCGCCTCAACCAGTCGAAGCAGGCCATCGGCATGGCGACCTATCTGGCAGGCGAGACGGAGAACCTGCCCAGCGTGCGGATGGACAAGTTCAACCTCGACTTCATCCCGGCCGGCAAGTCGACTCTCAATCCGGCCGATATCCTCGCCACCTCACGCACCGAAATGGTGCTGGACGAACTCAAGCGGCATTACGACTACATCGTCCTCGATGCGCCGCCGATCCTCGGCCTGGCCGACACCCCGCAGCTCGCCGATGCGGCGGACGCGATCGTCTATGTCGTACAGGCCAATGCCAGCACCTTCCGTTCGATCACACAGGCGTTGACGCGACTGCGCGCGACGCAGGGCAAGATCCTGGGCGTAGTGGTGACCAAGCTGGACAAGCGCAATGAGAGCTACAGCTATGGTTACGGCTATGGCTACGGATACGACTACGATTCGAAGGGCGGGACGGCGCTAGGCGCGTGA
- a CDS encoding NAD-dependent epimerase/dehydratase family protein produces the protein MRVFITGTAGFIGFHLARELLAEGFAVHGYDGMTDYYDVRIKRRRHAMLAQNPRFTSSEAMLEDAEALNAACTQFKPDVIVHLAAQAGVRYSLENPRAYLDANVVGTFNLMECARELAVDHLLMASTSSVYGANDQMPFDENQKADTPLTFYAATKKATEAMAHSYAHLWNLPTTMFRFFTVYGPWGRPDMALFKFTRGILNGEPIDIYNHGRMYRDFTYVTDLAHGIRLLIDAIPERPAAPEDVPEWDSLSPVAPFRIVNIGNNDKIRLEDFVDAIEEECGRPAQRNYMDMQMGDVPATWADANLLHNLTGFAPQTDVREGIRQFVAWYRDYYQV, from the coding sequence ATCAGGGTCTTCATCACTGGAACCGCCGGCTTCATCGGTTTTCATCTCGCACGCGAACTGCTTGCCGAAGGCTTTGCGGTCCACGGGTATGACGGGATGACCGACTATTACGATGTGCGGATCAAACGGCGCCGGCACGCGATGCTGGCGCAGAACCCGCGTTTCACCTCGAGCGAGGCGATGCTAGAGGATGCCGAAGCGCTCAACGCGGCGTGCACGCAGTTCAAGCCCGACGTCATCGTCCATCTCGCGGCACAGGCGGGGGTGCGATACAGTCTCGAGAACCCGCGAGCCTATCTCGACGCGAATGTCGTCGGCACTTTCAATCTCATGGAATGTGCGCGCGAGCTGGCGGTCGATCACCTGCTGATGGCGTCGACGAGTTCGGTTTATGGGGCGAACGATCAAATGCCCTTCGACGAAAATCAGAAGGCGGACACTCCGCTGACCTTTTATGCCGCGACCAAGAAGGCGACCGAGGCAATGGCGCATTCCTACGCGCACTTGTGGAACCTGCCGACCACCATGTTCCGCTTTTTCACCGTCTACGGCCCATGGGGAAGGCCGGACATGGCATTGTTCAAGTTCACCCGCGGGATCCTCAATGGTGAGCCGATCGACATCTACAATCATGGCCGGATGTACCGCGATTTCACCTATGTCACCGATCTGGCGCACGGCATCCGTCTGCTGATCGATGCTATTCCCGAGCGGCCCGCAGCGCCCGAAGATGTTCCGGAATGGGACAGCTTGAGTCCGGTCGCACCGTTCCGGATCGTCAATATCGGCAACAACGACAAGATTCGCCTCGAAGATTTCGTCGACGCGATCGAGGAGGAGTGCGGTCGTCCGGCTCAGCGCAACTACATGGACATGCAGATGGGAGACGTTCCCGCGACCTGGGCGGATGCCAACCTCCTGCACAATCTCACCGGCTTCGCCCCGCAGACCGACGTTCGCGAAGGGATCAGGCAATTCGTGGCGTGGTACCGCGACTATTATCAGGTCTGA
- a CDS encoding spike base protein, RCAP_Rcc01079 family, with the protein MHDRFRRHADSPMAPAACAFAIAPSDSAQLPSVTKAIYVGGGGDIVLRPLDGTEDVLFAAFPGGGILDVRASAIRATGTSATNIVGLA; encoded by the coding sequence ATGCACGACCGTTTCCGCCGCCATGCCGACAGCCCGATGGCGCCGGCCGCATGCGCATTCGCCATCGCCCCGTCGGATAGCGCCCAATTGCCTTCGGTTACGAAAGCCATTTACGTCGGCGGCGGCGGCGATATTGTCCTGCGGCCACTGGACGGCACCGAAGACGTGCTGTTCGCAGCGTTCCCTGGCGGCGGCATACTCGATGTCCGCGCAAGCGCGATCCGCGCCACCGGGACCAGCGCCACCAATATCGTCGGGTTGGCCTGA
- a CDS encoding polysaccharide biosynthesis/export family protein has translation MAPQIEVTDLETLPTPSTESYYGLRRLDILEISVRQDESLNGTYTIDTDGNLEFPYLGSVSAAGLLPGQLADRIEGALSPRFVLDPDVIVRSTVDRHPTLSIGGQVNKPGNFPVDSTTTLMRAINTAGGTTKYAQLDDVLVFREVGSEQYIGVYNIGAIQRGNYQDPALYPNDIVMVGDSPARRRLETILQLLPALATASVLIDRATN, from the coding sequence ATGGCTCCGCAAATCGAGGTCACGGACCTCGAAACGCTCCCGACCCCCAGCACCGAAAGCTATTACGGCCTTCGGCGGCTCGACATCCTCGAGATTTCGGTGCGTCAGGACGAGTCGCTCAACGGCACCTACACTATCGATACCGATGGAAATCTCGAATTTCCCTATCTGGGCAGCGTGTCCGCAGCGGGGCTCCTCCCGGGCCAACTGGCCGACCGGATCGAGGGGGCCCTATCGCCTCGCTTCGTCCTCGATCCCGATGTCATCGTCCGCTCGACCGTCGATCGCCACCCCACGCTTTCGATAGGCGGACAGGTCAACAAGCCTGGCAATTTCCCAGTCGATTCGACCACCACGCTCATGCGGGCGATCAATACGGCCGGTGGGACCACGAAGTATGCGCAGCTGGACGACGTGCTCGTGTTCCGCGAAGTCGGCAGCGAACAGTACATCGGTGTCTATAACATTGGCGCCATCCAACGCGGCAATTATCAGGACCCGGCACTCTACCCCAACGATATCGTGATGGTCGGCGATTCGCCGGCGCGTCGGCGGCTGGAGACGATCCTCCAACTGCTGCCGGCCCTTGCCACGGCCTCGGTCCTGATAGACCGGGCGACGAACTGA
- a CDS encoding ABC transporter ATP-binding protein, protein MLGQFTFYVSDFRAFAGSRLLLCAFLVALGAVLEAVGVVALVPLFSAAIGDGGRFGGVSLDQIFADFGLETALAKALAVTAAFLALIVLRALTIYHRDVYLRRLTLEYVDHWRRILFDAIRHAPWKAIVAQRRADLEHTVLSDVSRLAIGHDRLMRCGATIAVVVAQLAVLAALSPAMLVFVIALLGTFYWLGMPMLRRANRRGTGMTGTGRHLHGTLGNLLSGQKLARLNNAEEAFNRELIAATDLVRENQLSFTRLQSAMRGTLQLVSAGAVAATLLTGFFAMDLSLPVLLVVVIIVVRIAGSGQQILQAAEAIASMLPALAAMRETLTALGGEAAPAPAPARPSTLARRSGPASIAVEEVWYAHREGEWTLRGASLHAQPGEFVALAGPSGVGKTTLLDIATGLLPATRGSVRVDGEKLHSEADWRRWREDIAYLPQDPFLFDATIAENLRWFTAAPGPDDIDEALDRAEMGEAIAALPDGLETRVGERGQALSGGERQRLCLARALLAKPRLLILDEALSAVDEEGADRIVARLADHSGRPTLIYVTHRSQGWSFADRVVELAAP, encoded by the coding sequence GTGCTCGGCCAGTTCACCTTCTATGTGTCGGACTTTCGCGCCTTCGCGGGCTCTCGCCTGCTGCTGTGCGCCTTTCTGGTCGCCCTAGGTGCGGTTCTGGAGGCCGTTGGTGTCGTTGCGCTGGTGCCGCTATTTTCCGCCGCGATCGGCGACGGGGGCCGGTTCGGCGGGGTGAGCCTCGACCAGATTTTCGCGGATTTCGGCCTCGAAACCGCGCTCGCCAAGGCGCTTGCAGTGACTGCGGCGTTCCTCGCGCTGATCGTACTGCGCGCGCTCACGATCTACCATCGCGACGTCTATCTGCGGCGCCTCACACTCGAATATGTCGATCACTGGCGCCGGATTTTGTTCGACGCCATCCGTCATGCGCCGTGGAAGGCGATCGTCGCGCAGCGCCGGGCGGACCTCGAGCATACGGTGCTGTCGGACGTTTCCCGCCTCGCAATCGGCCATGATCGACTGATGCGCTGCGGTGCCACGATTGCGGTGGTCGTCGCGCAGCTGGCGGTGCTGGCCGCGCTCTCGCCCGCAATGCTGGTCTTCGTGATCGCTCTGCTCGGCACGTTCTACTGGCTCGGCATGCCGATGCTGCGGCGGGCGAACCGCCGCGGCACGGGCATGACGGGCACCGGCCGCCACCTGCATGGCACGCTCGGCAACCTGCTCAGCGGGCAGAAGCTGGCGCGGCTCAACAATGCGGAAGAGGCGTTCAACCGTGAGTTGATCGCCGCGACCGATCTGGTGCGCGAAAACCAGCTCTCCTTCACCCGGCTCCAGTCCGCCATGCGCGGCACCTTGCAGCTGGTCTCTGCCGGAGCGGTCGCCGCGACCTTGCTGACCGGCTTCTTCGCAATGGATCTGTCGCTGCCGGTTCTGCTGGTCGTGGTCATCATCGTGGTCCGCATCGCGGGGTCCGGGCAGCAGATCTTGCAGGCCGCAGAAGCCATCGCAAGCATGCTGCCCGCTCTCGCCGCCATGCGCGAGACACTCACGGCGCTCGGCGGGGAGGCCGCACCGGCACCTGCTCCTGCCCGGCCTTCGACCCTTGCGCGACGCTCGGGCCCCGCGAGCATCGCGGTGGAAGAGGTCTGGTATGCGCACCGCGAAGGCGAGTGGACGCTGCGTGGTGCATCGCTCCACGCGCAGCCGGGTGAATTCGTGGCGCTTGCGGGGCCGTCGGGCGTGGGCAAGACCACACTGCTCGATATCGCCACCGGGCTGCTTCCGGCGACGAGGGGCTCGGTCCGGGTCGATGGTGAGAAATTGCACAGCGAGGCCGACTGGCGTCGCTGGCGCGAGGACATCGCCTACCTGCCGCAGGATCCGTTCCTGTTCGATGCGACGATTGCGGAGAACCTGCGATGGTTCACCGCTGCGCCAGGCCCGGACGACATCGACGAAGCTCTCGATCGGGCGGAGATGGGGGAGGCGATTGCCGCCTTGCCCGACGGGCTCGAAACGCGCGTGGGCGAACGTGGGCAGGCCCTGTCGGGCGGGGAACGCCAGCGGCTGTGCCTGGCCCGCGCGCTGCTTGCCAAACCACGGCTCCTGATCCTCGACGAAGCGCTGAGCGCGGTGGACGAGGAGGGCGCCGACCGGATCGTCGCGCGGCTTGCTGATCATTCCGGTCGCCCCACCCTGATTTATGTCACGCACCGCAGCCAGGGTTGGTCCTTTGCCGACCGGGTGGTCGAATTGGCGGCCCCGTGA
- a CDS encoding O-antigen ligase family protein produces MLQLVILLPLACLAAGFGLWRAWHADWSALRVPLWLLAAWAILTLLQLVPLPPDLWRSLAGREPMAAVADAIGDESWRPLSMVPWRTEHALWALSIPLAALFLFVAMRKSAVPVAIQVVIAVILASALLGIVQITLGPDSMLYVYAVTNRGAAVGLLANANHAAMLSAIGMIVIAATAALMPRSGPFWHMPVLGSGFFLLLTFQLINGSRAGLGLAVIALFASALIALLARSYAPARKGDRAERQGQQLPGGWKTALPLLGGGVAIAALFLSADRIAGVDELLMKQTFDDMRVEILPVLWDMAGTYLPWGSGMGSFEIVYQIHEPSSLLMPDYINQAHNDLLQIVIEGGLPALAIALLALHWLGWTILRLVRGGPRARILAIAGAGVVVSLIVGSAVDYPLRAPLFQFLAVWMIATFAVVSRSAIGRAGTPDQSFPPAAKGDKARRELEGIE; encoded by the coding sequence ATGCTGCAACTCGTGATCCTGTTGCCCCTCGCCTGCCTTGCCGCAGGCTTCGGCCTGTGGCGGGCGTGGCATGCGGACTGGAGCGCACTGCGCGTTCCACTCTGGCTGCTGGCCGCCTGGGCCATCCTCACCTTGCTGCAGCTCGTTCCGCTGCCGCCCGATCTGTGGCGTTCGCTTGCCGGAAGAGAGCCCATGGCAGCGGTGGCCGATGCCATCGGAGATGAAAGCTGGCGCCCGCTTTCGATGGTTCCATGGCGTACCGAACATGCGCTCTGGGCGCTTTCGATTCCCCTCGCTGCCCTTTTCCTATTCGTTGCCATGCGAAAAAGCGCGGTGCCGGTAGCGATCCAAGTGGTGATCGCCGTGATCCTCGCAAGCGCACTGCTGGGCATCGTCCAAATCACGCTGGGCCCGGACAGCATGCTGTACGTCTATGCCGTGACCAACCGGGGCGCTGCCGTCGGCCTGCTCGCAAATGCGAACCACGCCGCCATGCTGAGCGCGATCGGAATGATCGTGATCGCGGCGACCGCGGCGCTCATGCCGCGTTCGGGGCCCTTCTGGCATATGCCGGTGCTCGGGTCCGGCTTCTTCCTGCTGCTGACCTTCCAGTTGATCAACGGATCGCGCGCGGGGCTTGGCCTGGCCGTGATCGCGCTTTTCGCCTCCGCGCTCATCGCCTTGTTGGCCCGGTCCTACGCGCCCGCCCGCAAAGGCGATCGCGCGGAGCGGCAAGGGCAACAGCTGCCAGGCGGCTGGAAGACCGCGCTTCCGCTCCTGGGCGGCGGCGTCGCGATTGCGGCGTTGTTCCTTTCGGCCGATCGCATCGCGGGCGTCGACGAGCTCTTGATGAAACAGACCTTCGACGACATGCGGGTCGAGATCCTGCCGGTCTTGTGGGACATGGCAGGAACCTATTTACCCTGGGGCTCGGGAATGGGCTCTTTCGAAATCGTCTATCAGATTCACGAACCATCCTCGCTGCTGATGCCCGATTACATCAACCAGGCGCACAACGACCTGCTCCAGATCGTCATCGAAGGCGGCTTGCCCGCTCTCGCGATCGCGCTGCTTGCGCTCCACTGGCTGGGCTGGACAATCCTGCGGCTCGTGCGCGGCGGACCGCGCGCTCGTATCCTCGCGATTGCCGGTGCCGGCGTGGTCGTGTCGCTGATTGTGGGAAGCGCGGTCGACTACCCGTTGAGAGCGCCGCTCTTCCAGTTCCTGGCGGTATGGATGATCGCAACATTCGCGGTCGTCTCGCGCAGTGCGATTGGTCGGGCCGGGACGCCAGATCAATCCTTCCCTCCGGCAGCCAAGGGGGATAAGGCACGTCGAGAATTGGAGGGGATCGAATGA